The genomic stretch CTGGAACCTGTTCCGGTGGGAGCACCGGGAGAGCTTTACATCGCGGGAGCAGGGGTAGCGCGAGGATACAGGATGCGTCCTGGACTGACGGCGGAACGCTTTGTGGCCAACCCATTCGGCAACCGGGGGATGCGAATGTATCGCACGGGAGACGTAGTTCGCTGGCGGCGTGACGGTAACCTGGAATATGTGGGACGTGCCGATCATCAGGTGAAGATCCGGGGGTTTCGGATCGAGTTGGAGGAGATCGAATCGCAGTTGCGGGAAGAGAGAGGAGTGCGGGATGCGGTGGTGGTGGCGCGTGAAGGAAAGGCAGGCGAGAAGCGGCTGATCGGCTACGTGGTGATGGAAGCGAACAACGGAAAGATAGAAGCGACGCAGTTGCGTGAACGGCTGAAGAGCCGTCTCCCGGAGTACATGGTGCCTGCGGTGATCTTGGAATTGGAAAAGCTGCCGCTGACAGGGAATGGGAAGGTAGACAGAAAAGCCCTGCCTGAGCCCGAGCGCAGTACATTACGTTCTTCCTGGCCGCAAACGTCGGAAGAGGACATTCTCTGCGCTTTATTTGGGGAGGTGCTTAGCTTGACGAAAGTGGGCGTAGAAGAAAACTTTTTCGAGTTAGGCGGGCATTCCCTGATGGCCACCCGGCTGGTGTCGCGCATTCGAGCGGCGCTCGGGGTGGAAGTGCCGGTGCAGATGATCTTTGCGCATCCTACCGTCGCCGAACTGGCTCCATTCCTTATGACGCGGGAATTCACGGAGCGCGCGTTCGACCGTGTATTGCCGCTCAGACGTTCCGGAGGCATGCCGCCGGTCTTCTGCTTTCCTCCAGGGGGCGGGCTCGGATGGGTTTACGCCGGTTTATTGCGCGAGATCAACCCGGAGCGTCCGCTCTATTGCATGCAGGCCGGCGGCATTGCCGACGATTTACCTTTTCCCGCCAGCATCGAGCACGAAGCCGAAGCCTATTTGGAACTGATGCGGTCCATCCAGCAGGACGGTCCTTATTATCTGTTGGGATGGTCCTATGGAGGGCTGGTTGCCCATGCCATGGCTTGCAAACTCCAGGAGGAGAACCAGCGCGTTGCTCTGCTGGCCGTGTTGGACACCTATCCCGCGGACGAAGAAGATTCTCCATCTGTTGCCGATGTGGAAGGCAGATTGCCCGGATATCTGAGTCCTACCCGAAAAGCACGTATGATGGAATTAATGAAGCACTCGGCTGCGTTGTACGAAGTCTTTCGCCCGCGCAAATTTATGGGTGACATCGTTTTGTTTGCATCGAAAGAGAATAGAAATCTGGCTTCAGCCTGGAATGCGTATGCCTCAGGAACGGTGTTCGTCCATGAATTGGAATGCCTGCATCATCAAATCATCGATCCCGGGCCTATCAGCGTCGTCGGACGACTGGTTGAGCAATATGCCAAGACGGCGGAGAGAAAAACTTCGAACCCTGAGCTAGAATGATAAAACGCTGAATCCGCGAAGAGTAAATGATGGCGGAGCAAAATCGAGACGGAGCGTACATGAGCGCAAGCGCGTTTTTTGACGGCATGGGAAATCATGTGAAATTTGCACTCAGGACGATGCGCAAGAATTTCGCTTTTTCCACTTTCGTCGTGCTGGTGATGGCCCTGGGAATCGGGGCGAACACGGCGATGTTCTCGGTGATTAGCAACGTGCTACTCAAGCCCCTGGGATACCAAGACCCGGATCGGCTCGTGCTGGTGACGAGATCGGCCACGCCCATTCGTTATGAGGAGTTTCTCGCGGCGAATCGGTCGTACAGCGGTATGGGGGCGTATACCGTCGCATTGCAGAACGTGACGCTTTCCGGCGTGGAACAACCGGAGGTGCTGAAGTCTTCCCGGGTATCGGCAAATTTTCTGGAAATTCTGGGAGTCAGCCCGCTTGCGGGGCGCAGTTTTCGTCCCGAGGAAGACAAAGCCGGCGCGCTGCCTGTGGCCATGATCAGCGCCGATCTCTGGGAGCGGAGATTTGGCCGTGATCCGCAGGTGGTTGGCAAAACAGTAACCCTGGCCGGAACGTCTTATAGCATCATCGGGGTACTGCCTGTGGGGTTCCAGTTTCCCTTTGCCGGCGCGGATGTATGGCTGACCAGGCCACAGGACTGGCCGGTAGTCCCGGATGCAACCCGGCGAATCAGTCCTATCCTGGCCCTTTTTGGACGTTTAAAGCCTGGAATCACCATGCAGCAGGCCAATGCGGAATTACAAGTCCTCAATGAGCACTACAGAACGGCGCATTCCGGTCTGCTGGATGCGAAAAGCGATTCTCCAGAACCGGTGACGGCGCTCAAGGATGATCTCGTTTCCGGGATTCGCCTGGAACTGTGGATGTTGTTCGGTGCATTGGCATTTGTTCTGATGATTGTGTGCGCAAATGTCGGTAGCCTGTTGCTGGTGCGCGCCAGCTCGCGTTCGCGGGAATTTGCCGTGCGCGCCGCTATCGGGGCCGGACGCGGCACGATTATCGGCCAACTCCTCGTGGAAGGCATTCTTCTGTCGCTAATTGGCGGCATTGCGGGCATGGGGCTAGCAGTCGGCGCCTTGAACGCGCTGCAAAGCCTTACCTATATCGATCTCCCCCGCATTCATGAGATCCACGTGGATTTGGGCGTCCTGGGGTTTGCCGCCGCGCTTTCCATTTTTACAGGAGTCCTGTTCGGGCTTATGCCCGCGCTTACGGCCTCCCGTCCTGACCTGGCGCGCGTGCTCCGTGCAAACGGCGAACAGGCCCGGGCCGCGAGTTCACGCTCCGCGCGATGGTTCGGAATCAAGGGTTTGCTTGTCATAGGGCAGATCGCCGTGTCCATCATGCTGTTGATCGGAGCAACGCTGTTAATAGAGAGCGCGCTGCGCCTGCATCAAGTCAATCTCGGGTTCCAGCCGGAGAACCTTCTGACCATGCGCATTGCTCTTTCCCCTGCTCACTATCAGCAAGCAGAAGCTAAGGCCGCCTATTACAAGGAAATGGTTTCCCGCACAGAGGCCCTGCCCGGCGTGCAGAGCGCGGCGGTTGCGCTTACGGTGCCGATGTCGGGCTTCGTTGCCTCTCCTGTGCAATTGATCGGAAGCCGGTCCATCCGGCAGGATGAAAGCCCCATTGCCATTCTTCAAAACGTCACGCCCGATTACTTCCGCGCGCTCCAGATTTCCCTGAAGCGCGGAAGGGAATTTACCGAGCACGATGAGGCAAAGTCGGTGCCGGTGGCTATTATCAATGAAAGCATGGCACGGGCATTTTCGCCGGAATATCCGGGAGGGCTGGATTTGATCGGGCAGCACGTCACCGTCGGTACGAATTCCCAGTCTATTGAAATTGTGGGCATCGCAGCCGACGTGCGCCAGTCTGGACGAGACGCCGAGCCCAGACCCGAGCTCTATCTTCCATGCGCGCAGACTCCTCCCAGTTCCGCCATGCTGGCCGTGCGTATGAAAGGAGACCCGCTTAGCATTGCCAACAGCATTCGACAGGTTGCGCTGACGCTGGACCGAGACCAGCCTGTGGCTGCTGTCTCCACCATGGACAGCCTGATTGAAGCCGCCGAGGGACAGCGCCGGCTGGTCATGGAACTGCTGGGGGTTTTTGCCGCTTCCGCTACGCTGCTGGCCATCATCGGGCTTTATGGGGTCATTTCTTACACCGTTGTGCAGCGTACCACTGAAATAGGGATTCGACGGGCATTGGGGGCCCCGACGAGCAACCTCCTTTTATTAGTGGTGGGGCACGGCCTGGCGCTCTCGCTGATGGGAATCGTCATTGGTATCATCGCTGCGGTGCTGCTGAACCGAGTTATTGAAAGCTTTTTGTTCAACGTGAAGGCCACGGACCCTCTTACCTTTTTTGCTGTTGCCGTCCTTTTCACTTTTGTGTCGGCATTGGCGAGTTACCTCCCGGCCCGCCGCGCCGCCCAGATTGATCCGCTTACCGCAATCCGGGTAGGGTGATTCGGCAGAGAGTATCCCGAAGCAGCGCAACGGCCCTAATTCGCGCTTTGAGTTAAAGCTTGAGCATGTGAATGAACTCGAGTGGACTGTCCGCCCGCTGCACGCGGACCAGCCGGCAATGGGCTGCGCGGTAAATCTTCTTCCATTCTGCAAGATCGGGCGGAGGCACTCCCTGCCCGCTAATGGCCTGAATGAAATCATGCAATGCAACTGCTCTCACGGGCGTGCGGCGCGACGTCCCGAGTTGGCTGTAGTAATCCGCAATAAGAAGGTAGCGGCCGGGAAAAGTCGCGCTTAGCTTCTTCAACCATGCGACAGCGTCCTTCGCTCCGCGGTAAAAAAATTCATTGGCCACGCCGGTTGCGGTGAGGATCCGCACCTGTTTCACGACGGAGGCAGGCAGAGCTTTGCCGGGGTCGCGGCAATCGCCTTCGAAAATGGTAATTTGGACTCGCAGGCCCGCCGCGGTGATTCGTTTCCGGGCCGCAGCGCACATCCACGGATTGCTGTCGAGACCCCAGCCTTTGAACCCTGGAGAACGGGTTCCCAGGCTCAGAAGCATGTTGCCTCCACCGCATCCCAGGTCTAGTGGGTGGTCGAACCCGAGCTTAAGAATGGTGTCGGCCAGGGTGTTTTTCTCCCACATTCTGGCTTGTTCGAATGCACGGGCGTGCTGCTCTCGATCTACGAATTTTCCGGCCGACTCGGGATGGCGGAGAATTTGGGCCGTAGCGACGGCATTCCCCCCGAAGGCACCTACATATTGCAACAACATAAAACGCGCTACTGCGTCATACTTCTTCGCGATGCGATACGTGGTTGAACGTTTGATGACCAAGTCAGTCCGCAAAGCCAGCATCTGCAGAACGGCTTCGAGAATGGATACGTCGAGGCGGTGTTTTCTGGCCAATGCTTTTGCCGTTTGCGGCATTGTGAGAGAGGCGAGGACACCTAATTTTTCCAGCGCCGCAAGACCGTGGCCCAGGTGCAGCCCCTCGGCAAGATCCAGAACTGACCAGTGCGCAGGTTGAGCCATTCTCTTCATGGTAGTTCCATTCCGGGGCTATGAGGATATCCAGCGACTCTCCTGCATGCTGATCCGGCGCTTCACTCAATGATATTCTAAAATCTCAAGTCGCCACGGCCCAACGCCGTGTGGCTGCCATTGGCTTTCCTGAAATGGGAAAGGTCCTGGAACTTGCGTTCATCTTGTGCCGGACGTGAATCGCATGCGGATAGAAGAGGTTCTGGAGCGTAGCGCTCGATCGTTCACGAATAAAGCGGCCCTCGCATACGACCGGCAAAAATGGACCTACGCCTTTCTTGATCAGCAGGCCAAATGGTTGGCAGAAGTACTTTTGAAGGCGGGAATGCAGCCTTCGGACCGCCTAGCCATCCATCTCGAGAATTCGCCTGGGTGCGTGCTATCGATTTTCGCGATTCTGAAACTGGGTGGAACGTTCGTGGTGATACATCCGAACGTAAAGGCTCAGCGGCTGGCATTCTTGCTGAATCATTGTCGTGCCGCCGCTCTGGTCACCAGTTCGAAGGGTTTGCATTCGATCTCTCGGGTTCTTTCAGGACTGCCGCAACTGAAGAAGGTCTTCATCCAGGAAGGCGGCTCGCACACTGGTTTCGCGGACGCGAACGTCGCTTCGCTGCAACGGTTACCTGAGGAGCGATCGCCGGCGACAAGGCCATGGCAGAGCCAAAGCCTGGATGACGATGGGCCGGCGGCATTCATTTACACCTCGGGGTCGACCGGGCACCCGAAAGCGGCAATGCTCAGCCACCGGAACTTGGCCTGGGCCACGGAGTCCATAGTCTCCTATGTGGGAAACAGGCCTGAAGATGTCATTTTGAGCGTTCTTCCGTTGTCGCACAGTTATGGCCTTACGCAGCTCTTCACGGCTTTTTCCGCCGGTGCCACACTGGTTTTGCAGAACTCGTTTCGCAACCCTCATGACGTGCTGGAAGCAATGGCGCAGGAAAGGATCACGGGCTTTGCGCTGGCGCCCGCGATGGCAGCCAGCCTGCTGGAAGCGGACCCGCGAAAATACGATCTCGCATCGCTTCGCTACGTTACCAACGCCGCAGCCGCGCTGCCACTTGCCGTCGTACGAAAGCTGCGCGGTGAGCTTCCGCACACCCGCCTGTTCTGTATGTATGGCCAAACTGAGTGCGTACGCGCTTCCTATTTGGCTCCGGAACAGATTGACATGCGTCCTACCTCTGTCGGCAAGGGGCTGCCCGGTGAAGAGATCTATCTTGTGGACGAAGTTGGAAACCGGCTGGGGCCCGGGACGGTAGGCGAATTGGTGGTGTGTGGGCCTAACGTCATGCTTGGGTACTGGGAAATGCCCGCGGAGACCGCGAATGCGCTCAGGCCGGGAATTGCTCCCGGCGAACGAGCGCTCTATACCGGCGACCAGTTTAGGATGGATGAAGAAGGATATTTTTATTTTGTCCGCCGTCGTGACGATGTCATCAAAAGCGGTGGAGAAAAAATCAGCCCCGGAGCCATTGAAGAAGTCCTGCATGCCCTGGACGGTGTGGCCGAGGCTGCCGTGGTTGGAGTTCCGGACAGCATCCTAGGACAGGCCATCAAGGCGGTAGTTCGTTTGAAGGAAGGCGCACAGGTGACGCAACGCGACCTGATCCGGCACTGTTCACGGCACCTGGAGACGTACATGGTCCCGGCCATCGTGGAATTTCGTGACGCTCTTCCTAAAACCGCAAGTGGAAAAGTACTGAAGAGCGAATTGCTCCAA from Terriglobia bacterium encodes the following:
- a CDS encoding methyltransferase domain-containing protein, which codes for MKRMAQPAHWSVLDLAEGLHLGHGLAALEKLGVLASLTMPQTAKALARKHRLDVSILEAVLQMLALRTDLVIKRSTTYRIAKKYDAVARFMLLQYVGAFGGNAVATAQILRHPESAGKFVDREQHARAFEQARMWEKNTLADTILKLGFDHPLDLGCGGGNMLLSLGTRSPGFKGWGLDSNPWMCAAARKRITAAGLRVQITIFEGDCRDPGKALPASVVKQVRILTATGVANEFFYRGAKDAVAWLKKLSATFPGRYLLIADYYSQLGTSRRTPVRAVALHDFIQAISGQGVPPPDLAEWKKIYRAAHCRLVRVQRADSPLEFIHMLKL
- a CDS encoding acyl--CoA ligase, producing the protein MPDVNRMRIEEVLERSARSFTNKAALAYDRQKWTYAFLDQQAKWLAEVLLKAGMQPSDRLAIHLENSPGCVLSIFAILKLGGTFVVIHPNVKAQRLAFLLNHCRAAALVTSSKGLHSISRVLSGLPQLKKVFIQEGGSHTGFADANVASLQRLPEERSPATRPWQSQSLDDDGPAAFIYTSGSTGHPKAAMLSHRNLAWATESIVSYVGNRPEDVILSVLPLSHSYGLTQLFTAFSAGATLVLQNSFRNPHDVLEAMAQERITGFALAPAMAASLLEADPRKYDLASLRYVTNAAAALPLAVVRKLRGELPHTRLFCMYGQTECVRASYLAPEQIDMRPTSVGKGLPGEEIYLVDEVGNRLGPGTVGELVVCGPNVMLGYWEMPAETANALRPGIAPGERALYTGDQFRMDEEGYFYFVRRRDDVIKSGGEKISPGAIEEVLHALDGVAEAAVVGVPDSILGQAIKAVVRLKEGAQVTQRDLIRHCSRHLETYMVPAIVEFRDALPKTASGKVLKSELLQQSRTERLEPEIPDREPR
- a CDS encoding amino acid adenylation domain-containing protein, which gives rise to EVRRKALEGYRHQEVPFEKLVEELSPQRTLNTTPICQVMFAVQNAPWEQESLSRLEITPLDGEGKVRFDLEVYAWDWNGEMGLYWVYKRDLFDGWRMEQMAEHYARVLEEIVRDLDQPVGGIKMVSGEERRRILEEWNDTAEPMPEATLPELFEEQVEKSPEAIAVVCEGRQLSYGELNEEANRLAHYLIAEGIGPEDVVGICLERSPEMLVAILGVLKAGAAYLPLDPETPQIRLAYMLEDSSAKMVLTQKSLWDFMPKGINAVVLDETEICSRLAERGGRNWAHPDGRRRLLPSHPAYVIYTSGSTGRPKGAVVTHEGLANYLRWSISEYKVAEGNGAPAHSSITFDLTVTSIYPQLLSGRPVFLAPGQWDVEDLTRTLRTSHYLSLVKLTPAHLELLNHGLTAEQMKQCARALVIGGEALHYEDLALWRKEAPRVRLINEYGPTETVVGCCIYEVHSEDPFTGPVPIGRPITNVQAYVLDANLEPVPVGAPGELYIAGAGVARGYRMRPGLTAERFVANPFGNRGMRMYRTGDVVRWRRDGNLEYVGRADHQVKIRGFRIELEEIESQLREERGVRDAVVVAREGKAGEKRLIGYVVMEANNGKIEATQLRERLKSRLPEYMVPAVILELEKLPLTGNGKVDRKALPEPERSTLRSSWPQTSEEDILCALFGEVLSLTKVGVEENFFELGGHSLMATRLVSRIRAALGVEVPVQMIFAHPTVAELAPFLMTREFTERAFDRVLPLRRSGGMPPVFCFPPGGGLGWVYAGLLREINPERPLYCMQAGGIADDLPFPASIEHEAEAYLELMRSIQQDGPYYLLGWSYGGLVAHAMACKLQEENQRVALLAVLDTYPADEEDSPSVADVEGRLPGYLSPTRKARMMELMKHSAALYEVFRPRKFMGDIVLFASKENRNLASAWNAYASGTVFVHELECLHHQIIDPGPISVVGRLVEQYAKTAERKTSNPELE
- a CDS encoding ABC transporter permease; the protein is MSASAFFDGMGNHVKFALRTMRKNFAFSTFVVLVMALGIGANTAMFSVISNVLLKPLGYQDPDRLVLVTRSATPIRYEEFLAANRSYSGMGAYTVALQNVTLSGVEQPEVLKSSRVSANFLEILGVSPLAGRSFRPEEDKAGALPVAMISADLWERRFGRDPQVVGKTVTLAGTSYSIIGVLPVGFQFPFAGADVWLTRPQDWPVVPDATRRISPILALFGRLKPGITMQQANAELQVLNEHYRTAHSGLLDAKSDSPEPVTALKDDLVSGIRLELWMLFGALAFVLMIVCANVGSLLLVRASSRSREFAVRAAIGAGRGTIIGQLLVEGILLSLIGGIAGMGLAVGALNALQSLTYIDLPRIHEIHVDLGVLGFAAALSIFTGVLFGLMPALTASRPDLARVLRANGEQARAASSRSARWFGIKGLLVIGQIAVSIMLLIGATLLIESALRLHQVNLGFQPENLLTMRIALSPAHYQQAEAKAAYYKEMVSRTEALPGVQSAAVALTVPMSGFVASPVQLIGSRSIRQDESPIAILQNVTPDYFRALQISLKRGREFTEHDEAKSVPVAIINESMARAFSPEYPGGLDLIGQHVTVGTNSQSIEIVGIAADVRQSGRDAEPRPELYLPCAQTPPSSAMLAVRMKGDPLSIANSIRQVALTLDRDQPVAAVSTMDSLIEAAEGQRRLVMELLGVFAASATLLAIIGLYGVISYTVVQRTTEIGIRRALGAPTSNLLLLVVGHGLALSLMGIVIGIIAAVLLNRVIESFLFNVKATDPLTFFAVAVLFTFVSALASYLPARRAAQIDPLTAIRVG